One region of Paucibacter aquatile genomic DNA includes:
- a CDS encoding LysE family translocator — MLLSPTELLPLASYCLLMSSTPGPNNVMLATAAANAGYRRTLPQILGSNSGVALQTWLTCMGLGSLFAAYPVLHQLLRVLGTLYLVYLAWQLSGLRIGAAQQDARPLSFAQAALFQAVNPKSWVKAITLATVFMPSGLDTWAGASLVAVVGVLVGLPSSTMWALFGVAIRQLLQDPAKRRVFNLFMAGSLVVLALSLLR; from the coding sequence CCTCATGTCCAGCACACCCGGGCCCAACAATGTGATGCTGGCCACCGCAGCGGCCAATGCGGGCTACCGCCGTACCTTGCCGCAGATTCTGGGCAGCAACAGCGGTGTGGCCTTGCAGACCTGGCTGACTTGCATGGGACTGGGCAGCTTGTTCGCAGCCTACCCGGTGCTGCACCAGCTGCTGCGCGTGCTGGGCACGCTCTACCTGGTCTATCTCGCCTGGCAGCTCAGCGGCTTGCGCATCGGCGCGGCGCAGCAGGACGCGCGGCCCTTGAGCTTTGCCCAGGCCGCGCTGTTCCAGGCCGTCAATCCCAAGAGCTGGGTCAAGGCCATCACCCTGGCCACGGTGTTCATGCCCAGCGGCTTGGACACCTGGGCCGGCGCCAGCCTGGTGGCGGTGGTCGGCGTGCTGGTCGGACTGCCCAGCTCGACGATGTGGGCCTTGTTCGGCGTGGCGATCCGCCAGCTCTTGCAGGACCCGGCCAAACGCCGCGTGTTCAATCTCTTCATGGCGGGCTCTTTGGTCGTTCTGGCCTTGAGTCTGCTGCGCTAA